From Paenibacillus sp. PL2-23:
AAGGGAATGCTGGACGCCGCGTGCGGGGGTCTTGGCGTATCCTATCGCCGCATGGTGAGCGGAGCAGGGCATGACGCGCAGATGTTCAGCCGCATTTGCCCTTCCGCCATGCTGTTTGTGCCGAGCCGGGGCGGTATCTCGCATTCGCCGGAGGAGTATACGGCTCCGAGTGAGCTTGCTGTCGGCGCACTTGTGCTGGCGAAGCTGTTGTACCGACTAGGTTATGAGGGGGAGCTTGCGTGATGAGAAGCTATATGGATTTGGCGCCGTCGCCGCGGACGATTATGACGCCGGGCCCGGTCGAGGTTGATCCTCGCGTTCTGCGGGCGATGTCGTATCCGATCCTGGGGCAGTTCGATCCCGAATTCACAGGGCTTATGAACGAGACGATGGAGATGCTGCGCGAGGTGTTTGTGACGGGCAACCAGTGGGCTTATCCCGTGGACGGCACGTCCCGCTCCGGCATTGAGGCGGTGCTCGTCAGCCTAATCGAGCCGGGAGACAAGGTGCTTGTGCCCATATACGGACGATTCGGGCACTTGCTTGTCGAGATTGCAAGGCGCTGCGGCGCCGACGTCGTAAGGCTGGAGAAGGAATGGGGGACGGTGTTCGCGGCCGAGGAGATCCTATCGGCGATTCGGACGCATCAGCCGCGCCTCGTGGCTGTGGTGCATGGCGAGACATCGACGGGCCGGCTGCAGCCGCTCGATGGGCTCGGGGATGCCTGCCGCGAGATCGACGCGCTGCTCGTTGTGGATGCGGTCGCCACGATTGGCGGCGTGAAGGTGGCGACGGACGAGTGGGGGATTGATGCGGTCATCGGCGGCACGCAGAAATGCCTGTCCGTTCCGTCGGGGCTTGCGCCCGTTACGTATAATAGCCGGGCAGAAGCAAAGCTGCTGAAGCGCAAGCGCATTGAACGCGGACTATTAATGAGTGACGAGGAGGCGCAGCACAATCTGGTGCCGCGGCCAATTCAGAGCAACTATCTCGACCTGAGCCAGCTGCAGGATTATTGGAGCCCCGCCCGGTTGAACCATCACACGGAGGCGACCACGATGCTGTACGCCCTGCGCGAAGGGCTGCGACTTGTTCTGCAAGAAGGACTGGAGGCGAGGTTTGCCCGCCATCGTGAGCAGGAAGCGGCGCTTGTGGCGGGCATTGAAGCGATGGGGCTGACGCTGTATGGCGATCCATCCTGCAAGATGCCGGTCGTCACCTGCATCGAAATTCCGGAAGGAATTGACGGCGAATCCGTCCGCTCGATGCTGCTCAGCGATTTCGGCATCGAGATCGCCAGCTCGTTCGGCCCGCTGAAGGGCCGAATCTGGCGGATCGGCACGATGGGCTACAGCTGCAGCAAGCGTAATGTGCTGCTGACGCTGGGCGCCTTCGAGGCCGTACTGCTGCGGCACGGCTGCAAGCTGGACGCGGGAGCCGGGCTGCAGGCGGCGATGGACGTTTATGGGATTGGGTAGTCTTTCAACGAATCGTTATTCAGTCCGAGCTATGGACATTCATTATAAGAGGCACCTGAATAGGTAATAAATGATATTTGTGCCAGATGAATAATGCTTAGATTTCCGGCGTGTATGCATACAGCAATTCGCTCTCGCTCTACCGAAAGCAGGACACCGCATACAGGCTCGGTCTCGTTCGCCAGATACACTTGCACGGAGCAGCCGATGAGGAGGAGCAGGAAGGAGCGGAGGGGAATGCCGAAGAAGAGATTCATCAGCTCGGCGCTTCTCCCGACAATTTCCCCAAAGCACAATGTAATGGCTCTACGCGTGCATTCGTCAAGATTTAAGAGACTGGGCTCATGCCCGTCCGCCTGATGCTGCATACTTGATTGGCTGCGAATCGATGACAGTCGAATGAACGGAATGAGCCGCTGCTCCTCCCTATTTGCCAATAGAATGAAATCCCCCCCTGCCGCAGCGAGCCAACCGGAAGCAGGCTCTGCCCCTTCTACAGACAACGAGGCGGTCACGCGCTGCCCCTTGAGGGCGTGCAGGTCCAGCTGCAGCTGCCGCTGGTTGCCGGGATTAATGGCGGGCGAATCCTGAGGATTGCCGAGTGTCCTCAGCGTTTGATTCATCTCAGCTATGCAAGCCCGCAGGTGGTGCAGCTTCTCTGGCGGCAACGGGCTGGTCGGCGAATGGAATCGGGGAGTCGGCACGCGCGGCGGGCAGGCGGGAGGGGAGCAGGGATCTACCGCGACTGCGGGCAGCAATTCCTGCTGCCCGCAGGGTAAGGCATCGTGATGGCAGAATGTATACGAATGGCTTGACTTGAAAAGGCTATTCCCGTTGAATGGATGGTGCATCCTGCAATCAACCTCCTTGGTTGCTTCGCAAGCGTAATTGTGTCTGCCGCAAAGGCAGCAGACAGGCGCAGGGTTCTCCCAGTACACGCATAATTCCCCATACTCCCAGCTCCAGGTCCCAACGAATCAATCCCGAGCGGTACATATAGTCTCCCGGCAGCTGGTAGTAGCCTCCTGCTCCGTAGAACAGGGGGAGGTCAGTGGCATGCCCGACTGTAATTTGTCCCTCCACGCCGACGTGACTAGAGTACACGTCATCGTCATCATCCAGCCATGAATGTCCATGGATGGTGAAGGAGTGTGCCCGGGCCCGATCCGCTGGGAATATGAATCGAATGACAACAGGGTCGCCTGGATAAGCCAGGAAGAGCGGCGTCGCAGGATCGCCGTGAATGCTGGAGCTGAATACCTGGGACACATCCGGATTGCAGATAAGGCGATTCCTGAAGCGTTCCGCCCGGTAATTAAAAGCGCGTGAGCCTTGATCCTCGAAATCCTCGAATTCCACATGGTCTCCATATACCGGCTGCGGGTCTACAATCAGATTACCTTCCTTGTCGAATAGCTTGACGCCGTCGTGCATAACTATTGCGAACTCGCGGAACTCCCCGAACGGGTTAGAGATGACGACCTGGCTTCCAGATTGAACAGCTGTCCGGGTAGCCGGATCCAGATAGATAGAGCCTCGCGGCTCGGTAATGAGCAAGCCGAAGGCGCCGTGATGGCGATGATGGCGAATATCCGCCATATCGACCAGGTTGGCGGAGCCGACAGGCAGATCGATATACCAGCGATAGGTGATGCACTCGCCCGGGCCAACAGTTGAATCGGGGTTGTAGCCCACTGCTGCTCCGTCGGATCCTCTTACATCATATTGAACCAGCTGGGCGTGCAGGGATATTCGTCTGGAAGGGCTGAAGGGCACTTCCACCGGAACGGCAGGATATCCATGCAATGGGTCTTTGTGACACAATGGGGCAAGCTGGTTATGCAGAAGAACCTCCACACATTCTCCGACATTTGCCCTTAGAATAAGCGGCTCTGGATTCAAGCTGCCTTGAAGGATTGCCGGCACATCCTCCGCTAGAGCGAAGATGATGCCGACAGGATCATGGTCTCCGTATGCGTTATAGACTATAGGCGTCTCTACTGCAACGACCTCATAGCGGCGCACAGGCGCTCCGGGCGGGCACGGGTTCCCCGGCGAGGGAGCCGGCGGCGGCGCTGCACCGGTAGGACAAGGCAGAGGCATTGTTCTTGGTGGAGGAGCCGGACGGTCAGGAAGCGGCAGCAGATGAGGTGTGGCTTCTCCGAAGCTTCGGATAATTCCCCAGTTCCCAAGCCATAGGTCGTCAACGGACCCGAAATGATAGAGTGTATCGAAATCTCCTTCTCCATCCATAAAAAATTCCATCGTGAACGATTCGGAAATGCCGATATGCTGCTGTTGTGTCAGCTCCGAATTCAGATCAGGTCGCTCCGCGTGCCAGCGCTGCCGGTGCAGATTGAAGCTGTGCGATTCCTCATGCGCTCCTTGGAGTAGACGGATTCGCACAGGGTCGCCGTTATAGGTTTCCAGCAGCGGCGTTACCGGGTCCCCATGCATCCAGGAGCTAAATACGTAAGCGGGGTCATGATGAGGCTCCGTCAACCGGAATTGCAGCGGCTCATTGCGGTAATTAACCGCCATTACCCCGGGGTCGTCCATCGAGCCCGGATATTTCGGTGGATTAAGCGGTCTGTTGTGCACGTCGAAGAGCATGGTGAAATCCTGGACGAGCAGCGTCAGCTCACGAAAATCCGG
This genomic window contains:
- a CDS encoding alanine--glyoxylate aminotransferase family protein; translated protein: MRSYMDLAPSPRTIMTPGPVEVDPRVLRAMSYPILGQFDPEFTGLMNETMEMLREVFVTGNQWAYPVDGTSRSGIEAVLVSLIEPGDKVLVPIYGRFGHLLVEIARRCGADVVRLEKEWGTVFAAEEILSAIRTHQPRLVAVVHGETSTGRLQPLDGLGDACREIDALLVVDAVATIGGVKVATDEWGIDAVIGGTQKCLSVPSGLAPVTYNSRAEAKLLKRKRIERGLLMSDEEAQHNLVPRPIQSNYLDLSQLQDYWSPARLNHHTEATTMLYALREGLRLVLQEGLEARFARHREQEAALVAGIEAMGLTLYGDPSCKMPVVTCIEIPEGIDGESVRSMLLSDFGIEIASSFGPLKGRIWRIGTMGYSCSKRNVLLTLGAFEAVLLRHGCKLDAGAGLQAAMDVYGIG